The Parcubacteria group bacterium ADurb.Bin159 genomic sequence TTTTTTTCTGCCAATATTTTTGCCATTTTTTTTCAATGTTTTGGTGATTATACACAGGCATAATAATTTAGGGTTGGAGGATATCTTCTGTCCTCCCATTAATAGAAATAATAACTTCATTAATAGAAGAAAACTGCTTTAAAGTATCAGTAATTTGAGCTCTAATGGCTGCTACTTTACAAGAACCGCCAACTTGATATTCCAGCTGTTCATTAAAATCCACTTTAGCCACACCATTTTCAATAGTTAAACTTTGAACTCTTACCCCGGGGTTAATGCTGGAAAAAAATCCTTGATTGATTTCTCCTTTAGTCGCCCCTCTTAAAAGGGCTTCTATTGCTGCTCTCCCAACTCCTACTGTTTTGGGCACTCGTCTTTCTACGGCGATAGTTTTAGCGCAATCAAAATATGGCTCATTAACAAAACGAGAATCACTTAAAAATATTTTTATAGTCATAAAATCTTGGGGTATTTCTGTTATCTCCTTAAAATAAATAGGTACGATTAATTCATCGGCATTTTCTTCTAATCCGGAAGGATTGTCTTTTTCTAAAATTAATTTGCCCGTGGAAGTAGAAGGAACAGCAAAGGGAAGAGTAGCGGTAAATTCAACAAAATCTTCAGTCATCCAATTCTCTAAAGCCGTAGCCACACCTTGTCCCAAAAGAAATTCTTGTTCATCAAAAATCTTTATCGGAAAGCTGGCTTCAAAATACCAATTGCCTCTTGCTTTTCCTTTAATAAATAACGGACTCTCTATGGCTTGATTAGGACGAGGATTTTCTATTATTATTAAATCACTTTTCTCTAATTCATTGCCAATATTTTCAACAAAACTTTTTCCCTCCGGCGTTTTACATTGCCGGGGATAACTTTCCAAAACAGGATAACCACTATTAACACATTCTTCAAAATTATTTATGGCTATAGGAGTTGACGCGGGCGTTAATTCTTTTTTTGAAGTTAAAACAAAAAAATAAATTCCCAAAACAACAAAAATAATAATGAGTGAAATAATAATAGATTTTTTCATAAAAAAATATAAATTTATAAATTATTTAAATAGTTTACCAGAAAAAATTTTTTTAGCAAGAGCATTAAAATAAATCCCGCCCCTTGAAAAGGGCGGGATATAATACAGTACAAATTGTAATCTGTTCTTTACAAAATCTCGTAAGTAATATCCACGGTAACTTCTATTTTATTCTCTCCTGTTTCTATTTGGGGAACTGCTCCTCCCATACCACTCGCTTGGTCAGCTTTTAACAACCCCGAATAAATAGGATAAACCGGAGTTCCACTGCTTTCACTAAAACCACTAATTTTTACTAATTTAATGCCTAAATCAGAAGCCAATTCTTCTGCTTTTGCTTTCGCTTCTTTAATCGCCTCTTTTCTTGCCTGTTTTTGAAGCTCTTCTTCTTTGTCAATAGTAAACTGCAAATCTCCGATTTGATTAGCTCCGGCATTGGTCGCTGTCTCTATAATTTCTCCAATTTTTTCCATATCTCTAATTTTCGTTTCCAGAGATTGAGTAATTTCGTATCCCACCAACACTCTTCTTCCGTTTTCATACCATTCATAACGAGGATTAATATTAAAATTAGTCGTTTTCATATCTTTACCGTCTACACCTTTATTTTTAATTGCCTCAATAACCGCATTCATTTTTTCTGTATTTTTACTCATCGCTTTATCAACTGTTTTCTCATCTGTTATCACGGAAAAATTAGTAATAGCTAAATCCGGTTTGGCATAAACCTCTCCTGTGCCAAAAACAGTAATAGTATTTCTTGATTCGTTCTCTCGACCAATATATTTTCTTTCTTCAATTTTATTTTGAATAATAACCACTCCTAAAACAATCAACACCACCAAGAAAGCGCTCAAAATAAAAATAAAAATATTAAATGTTGCCTTTTTTTCTTTTTCCATAATTTATTTTAATGGGGACAGTCCCCTTTTTTCGACCTTTGCAAACCTGTATAAATAAAGGACTATCTCGCCTAAAAATCAATTTTGACACTTTTTTTACCAAAAGAGAGTTTTAAATAATTTTGAAGAAAACAGTTCCTACCTACCTGGCACAAGCAGGGTCTAGGGTTTGACCTTCTTCAAAAAACGCCAATGGCGATGGCTCCAATAAGGTCCGGCATAATCAATACCTATGCGGCCTGTTTTTATAATATCTGATGGCTTATTTTTCTCTCCTCTGTCCTCCAGCCAGATTCTTTTACTTTTAGTTAAATCTTCGCCATAAAAAGATTTGTTTAATTTTAAATAGTTACATACTTTTCCTGGTCCGTTGGCTAATTTTAACTTTTCTTGCTTAACGACAGACAAAGATTTTTGATTTTTATATTTTAACCTTTGATTTTTATTTTCGTTTATTATCGGCTCTAATGCTCTAATAAGCACGCATTCCGGCTTCCCCTCTTTTTCAGTAGAAATATTTAATTGCCAATACATTCCGTAAACCAAATAAATATAAATATGCCCGCCAATTAAATATTCCGCTTTATTTCTCAGAGTAATTTTCCCTTTATAAGCGTGTGAAGCTCTATCTTGAGGCCCAATATATGCCTCTGTTTCTATAATTTTCCCAACAATTTCTTTCCTCCCCCATTTTCTGACAATATATTTCCCTAAAATATCTTCGGCTACATTTAGTGTTGGCTTAATATAAAAATCCCTTTTTAACTTTCTTCTCATCCTTTCATTATACTCAGCTCTATCCCCATGTCAAAGATTACCTTTCTAATTGAACCAATATTTTTTTAAATATCTCTTCTACTTCTTCTTTATATAAATATCCCTCTTTTTTATAATTGCTTACTATGGGTGTAATGGTGATATCTTCAAAAGTCATTCCTCCCTCTCTATAAGTTGATATTTTTTTCTTAGATTTGGTCAAAGAATAACAAGGCGTATCGCCCGGCGGCAAAGAATCAATCTGCCATAATAAATTGCCGGTAATAATAAAATTTTTAATTAATAAGGCCTGATAATTGATAATCCTATCTTTATAAGGTTTTGAAATTTTGGGCAGAGGGTCATATCGGTCATCAAAACCCCCTCCTACATCAGAAGGGTTTTTTGATTTTATTGGATTCGGCGGCGGGGTAGGATTTTTGCTTTCCAAACAAATAGCGTCATATCCTAAATATTTTGTTTCTTTATATTCAGCGCCTGATTTTCCTAAATTTGCCTTTTTCTCTTCTTGTAATTGTTTTTGAGCTTTTTCTATTTCTGCTCTTATTTTTTCCATTTGTTCTTTGGACATTAATTCTTTTAATTTTTTTATTTGTTCTTCGGCCATTGCTTTCTGCTCTACGGGCATGTGTTCCTTCATTTTTTCTAAATGTCCTGGCATATATTTTTCATAAATGTCTGTTTCAAATAATTCGGCAAAAGTCATATTTTCCGGCGCTCCTGGTATTTGAACGCCTCCGGGGATAGGTGCATTAAATCTTTGAGTCGGCAGTAAGGCTATATTCTTAAACGATTGTCTGGCTATTTCTTCGTTCGGATGTCGCGTTATTAAAATATCGCCGCTAAAATCTCCATCTTCAGGATAATATCCCATTGCCATTTTTTTACACAGATTGTCAATTTTTTGCGTCGCCCCCTTAAAAGGCATAAACCCACTATCAATAGCGCCTTTCATTCCTTCGCGAAAATCTTTTAATGGCGCTTTACTAGCCACGGGAATGGCCAATCTTACCTTGCTTACATTAGAGTTGGGCGAAGAAAAAATTTGGTCTTGGAACAATTTTGGATCAAGATGAGCCGCTGGATTGATATGATAAAATTTAAGATAAAAACTATCTTCTTGGGCCGAACGGGAAATTTCTTTCCAATTTTTAGGCAAATTAATTTTTAAATCTTTCAATAACATACTTAATTAAAAGGACCTACTTACCCTTGCCTATCCTGCCTATATCGGCAGGCAAACGACAGGCAGACACTCAAAATGTAAAAATTAAAATGTAAAATGATAAAAATGAATTAAATTCTATATCCCATATTCTAAATTTTAACTTTTGAACAAAATCGTGCCATTTTTAAAAAATCGCTCGCAAACCCGCATCAATAAAGGCTTCTCAGCGGTCAGTTTTGGGGGTCTGACCCCATTAATTGTGTTGTCCAAGTCTCAAGCGAACTATGAATAATTCTTTTTACAAAAACTTGACGGAGAAGTTTTAATTCGGGAATCTTGGCTATGGCTGTTTTGTATTTTAGATAATCTGGTTTTTCCAAATCTTCGTCTTTAAGATATATCGGTTCTCTTCTAAAATTTATGGCTATCATACAACGATTAATTTTTTTAACAAAATCACTTATTTCTTCTCCTTCGGGAATCCTAAAAATATAAGTGGCTTTTGCTCCTTCTTCAATAGTTGAACCTGCTTCCATAACTATAAATCTTTTTAACTCTTTAGAAATTATAGGCGCTAAAAACCAAATATATTCCCCGGTTAAATCTCCCATTAAATCCCGTTTTATGCCCATAAAAATTTGCTCTTCAGAAACTAATGTTTTTAAATAGTTATAAAATTCTTTAATCCCTATTTTTTCTAATCCTTTTTCTAATGCCTTCCAAATTTCTGGTGAAATTTCATCAAGCTTTCTTTTTTCTACAGCTTGGCCATCTTTTAATAAATCAGCTGCTTTTTTTATTGTAATCGGGTCTAAATCCGGCAAAAATTCTTTCAAAATGGTTTGTGTTTTCAAAGATAGTTCTCCTAAGGCCTCGGTTAAATTTTTACTTAAACTATCAAATTTTTCTCCAAAACGAGATAAAGATAAATTTATTGTTTCTGTTTTAATTAAAATTTGATAATCCTTAAAAGACAATTCTACAATTTCGCTAAACGGAATTCTAATAGGGTCACTTTGCTGCGGCTTTAAAACTAAAGCAGTTTCATAAATTTCTACCTCCGCTTCTCCTGATTGCTTTTCATCTCTTTCCTCGTAATCATAATATCCTTTAAATCCTGTTTTCTTTATTCCTTCATTCATTAAAAGGTCTTTTTGAATAATTTTTTGTCTAAGGTGAATAAATGTTCTTAAAAAATCATCGTATTCATAACCCAATCCTTCAATAAAAATTTTCTCGCCGTTAGGCAATAATAAACAAAGATTAAAATCTTTGGCTAAAAAATTACTTACCTCTCTTAAAGAAATAGAAATTGTTTGGCCATCTTTTGGGAAAATAACCATTTTTTCTTCATCAAGAATAATCTTCGCCTCACCCGAAGTAATTTTTTTACCCTTTTCATCAATTAAATCAAAATTCCCTTTTGTTTCAAAGAGAACTTCTAATTTTTTATCCATAATAAATTAGCTTTTTAACTTAATTTTTCTCCACAGTTGCCGCAGAATTTTATCCCGACCGGATTTTTAGCGCCACATTTTGAGCAAACAACAAGTTCTAAAGAAGCCCCGCAATTAACGCAAAATTTACCGCTTCCCGAAGGTTTGCCGCACGCTGGGCAAAGGGTTTGTTTGTTTTCAATCTCGCCAGTAAAAACTTGGGTCATCGAGGTTTTAGCTGCAATATCTTCGGCTATCTTTTGGGCTCGAGCCACGGCTATTTCCACTGCTTCTCGAGGACCGCAGCTTACACAGAGGTTAATTTGTTCATTCCAACAATTTTCACAAACCCAGTTAGTGCATTTAGGACAACGGTGAAAATGCGCTCTAGCTTCAGTCTGAGATCCCTCAAAAGCAGCATCGTGTTCTTTACGCCATTCTGGCGACATTTGCCCAAATCTTTCACTTATAGCGTCCGTTCCTCTTTCTATTCCATAACCAACATTGTATTTACCAGCTACTTGCGAAGCAGCACCGATAATACCGCCAACTGTTTTAAAAAACCCTTTCTTCTTATAACTTTTGGAGGGAATAAATTCTGTCTGATATCCTTCGCCGCAAACAGCGCAATTAAAAGTAAACTGAAAACCGGCTTCAGTAGAATCATCAGAAAAATTGTCAGTAAAAGGTTGCAACATAATAATAATAATTAGATTTTTAGAAATGAGAGTGTCTTGTATAACATTTTATTGTTTTCATTAGTAAATTGTCGACCTTGGTATAATTTAATTTTTTACTAAAATTTAATTTTTTAGCAATTTCAATCAAAGCTAATTCAATCTAATTTTTCATTACATTTAATACATCTGCCGCTTAAAGGAGGTTGTTCTTGGCCGCAATGAGGACATTTTACCAATAACCGCGCTCCGCAATCTTCACAATGGTCGCCAAAAAATGTTATCTTTTGGCAATAAGGACAAACAATTCTTAGATTCTGATTGCATTTTGGACAAATCTGCCATTCTTTTTCAATTGGTTCATGACATTTGGGACAACGATATGGGCCAAGAGGATTTGTTTTCCCACAAAATGGACAAACATTGGAATTGGGCGGGATCAACTTCCCGCAATATTTACAAGGGTGTTTATAACCAACTACTGGTTTATTGGCTTGTTCTGTCCCCCCTCCTGTATAAGGTGGAGTGGGTGGCGTTTTTTTCCTTTTTTTATTAGAACTAATTAAAATAATTATAAAAATAATAAGAAGAATTAAAGCGCCTATCCCCCCAATTATATACCAATTTAAATGAAATCTCTCAAAAATTAAAGAAACAAATATGGAGCTGGGGCTAAGGCTGGGGTTAAGTGATAACTCGGGTGTAGGTGTAGGCGTAGAAACAGAAATAGGCATAGGTGTGGGTGTGGGCGTAGGTGTAGGAGTAGGAGTAGGAGTAGGTGCAGGGGTGGGTATAGGAGTAGGAGTAGGAGTAGGAGCAGGAGTGGGAGTGAGTGTGGGAGTAAGAGTAGAAGTAGGAGTAGCGCATTTATTATCACAATCAGGCGTTTGATAACAAATTTTAGCAGTTATTTTTTGACAATCTTCTAAAGAAAGATAATCTCCTTTTAATCCGCAAGTTCCATTTTCACAAGTATAAAATTTTATTAAAGGAGCGCTACTTTTAATATCTAATTTGTAATTTAAAATTTGGTCTCCCATTTGTCCCAGACTACTTATTGCTAAAAAAACATCGGTATTAGCCGAAGGAACCAAAGAAAGCCTAAGAATCTCTCCTACGTTAGAAGTATACTCTTCATCAATTTGTGTTCTATTTAAATCAAATAATTCTAAATGCATAAGCGCTTGCACAGCGCTTGATGGAGTTACTATAAATTCATAAGTTTGTCCCTTTTTTACGGAAATTTTGAAATAATCTTTTAAATCATCCCCGTTAGCTCCTCCCCTTAAGTATCCATCATAACTTCCTGGAGTAACTGATATGGCCTCTTCAAAAATATCGCCAGCGTCCTTTTGACTATTGGCATCAAAATAGTCTTGTAAAACAATTTCTAAATTATAATAAAGTGTCTTCTCGTCATCGTCATTTTCTATTCTAATATACATTATTTGGTCGGACTTATTTAACCAAGCCGGCATATCTCCTTGTTCGCCCCATATGTTATATTGTTCTTCTCTATTATGGTCATAAAAATACACATCCCCTAAATAATACCAACTACTACCATCCTCTAAAACAAAACCACCGCTGATTTTTATTGCTTGACCACTTTTTACTTTTATCTGATAATAAAAATCAGATTTAGGAGAAATCTGCCCTTGATAAGATCCCTGTTGGATACTAACAGCGGTATCAAAATCTGTTCCCCCAGGAGGCAAAACGCTTTTAGCGTTGATTCTATCTATTAGACAAAACATCAAACATAAAATTGTCAAATTAAATACTAAAAACTTAAACCATTTTGTTTTTTTCATAGTCCTAAAAATTATTTTATATAAATTATAAATTAATTTTATTTTATTTACAAACCCATACCTGCGCCAAAGCCGCCTAATTCCATTAATCGCTGTATATATTTCATACTAACTTCTTCCGCTCGTTTTTCATCTTTTTGCAATTCTTCATCATAAGCACTCATCTCTTCTTGAGTTACGCCGTATTTTTTATACAAGGCATTCATTTTATCCGCATAAGTGCTTAAATCTCTGGCGTAAATAGAAGTATGGGCCAAAATATCAGCATAAATTTCATCAGTCATTTTCCCTTTCTTTGAAATTATTGGTTCTTCTTCTATATCTTCTTCTGTATTTTCTTCTCTTTCTGTATTTTCTTCTCCTTCTGTTATTGATTCTTCTTCTGTATTTTCTTCTCCTTTTGTTATTGATTCTTCAACAGGAGTTGGCGTGGCCTCTTCTTCACCTAGAATTAACCCACCCCCCGAAATTAAACTGCCATATAATGCTGATAATTCTGCCCAACCTCCTTCACTTCCTTCTGTTTGGCTATATGCCTTTTCAATCGCTTGGCTATTACAAGATTGTCTTAATTCGGCATCTTCTATGTATTGGCAAACACTTTCGTCGCGATATAAAACAGCGATTATAGTATAACACAAGTTTAAATCATTTATGTCCTCAGCGCTTTTTTCACAACTATCTATGGCTTCTTTTATACTCGGCACTTTTTCTCCGGTTTGCTTGGCTAATTCATCTATTAATCTTTCGCCTCCGCCAAATTCACTTATAATTTCTTTTGAACTTAATCCTAATTTTCCCTCTCTACCAAAACCCTTAATAAATAAACCGGCAGCCGCTAAAATTAAAATTACAATAATAATTATGTTTACTGATTTTTTCATAAAAATTATAAATATAAAATAAATATTTGAATCCGACCTTTATTTTTTATTATCTAATAAAAAATTAATAAGTCACTTCTAAAAATCCTTTATTTACATTGTTTATAGAAAAAGTTAGAGTTAGAAAATAGCCGGGTTTATACATTGTTAATTGATAATTTGTTTCGTCTTGCGTTTTATAACCAAGCTCTTCAAGATAATTTTTAACCGCAATTTTGTCTTCGGCTGTTACTTGTCGAGGAAAAACATATTCAAGCATTGTTCCTCCCATATTATCGGTCATTTTAACTGGCGGATTATAAAATTCATTAGCAAATAATTGCTCTAAAATAGGAAGAAGTTCATTATGAATAACTCTGCTTTTATCGTTAATTGGCTCAACGGGAATGGCTCTTTCAAAATTAATTTCTATGGAGTTTCTTTTGCCTGAAGATACGCTAGTGGTGTTTTGTAAAGGGGAATTATAAATTTCTACTTTCGGAGTTACAGGATAAGGAGTAGATTTAGAACTGCTCAAAGAAGCAAGCGTCGTAATTTTATATTGCTTGTAAGGAGAAAATTCCGGTTGGCGATTAGTTAAAACTATTTGATAAGGATCTATTTGAAGATTTAAATCATTAGAAATAACATAGGGAGTCATTATCTCGGTAATAATTTTACCATTATAATCAATTAACCAGCCATTATTATTTTTAACATTGCCACTGGCGTCTATTTTAATTAAAAGGCCATCAATATAATAAGTAATGCTGTTTGATATAATTGATTGAGTAACATTAGTTTCATATTCACCGCCAATAATCGCCCCGTTGTCCGATGTGGCTTTCAAAACATAATTAATTACTCCTCGATGCGGCATTGCCACTTTGTCCCAAATAATATTTAAATTCTCATCCATCTTCATCATAAAAATACCATGTCGGGAAAGATCATTCATTTCTTTAACCGCTTCTTGAATTTTTTTCCAATCTTCCCGCGACTCTTGGGTTTTATCTTTTTCATCTTTTAATTCTTCCACTTCTCCATATTTATCAGTATATGATTTTTTTAAATCTTCAATAATTTTTATTTTTTCCCGATAACCTTCATCAGCCCAAGTAATAGGACCAGCCATTATTAAATTATTATCATTAGTGGAAATTAAAGAAAAATCTGTTGCCCAATAAGACCAATCATTAACACTCATAGTTATTTTTTTTACCCACTCTAAATTACCAAAAGCATCAAATTTTAATCCTAAATAAATCTCCGGACCATAAGGCCAATCTTGGGATTGTATTGAAGAAGAATCGGACACTAATGAATCGCCTAATACTCTAGATCCTAAAACTAAATAACCATTATCTTTGGTTTGAATTAATCCTTCAACATTAGTTGCCTTCATGTGGCCTTCTATCGGCTGTAATTCAAAACTGTCATCGGATTTTTTTATGGGCATAGAAAGGGATAAAGGTATGGATTCTAAACTTTTTGCCCATTCTAAATTAAAATTTTCATCGAATTTAACTATCGCCGGATAAGAACTGCTAATACCAAAAGAAAAATCAACCGGCTGAGGAATGTCTTTAACCCAAACATTGCCTACCATAGCATAACCGCCATTAGTAGATTTAATTAAATAGGAATCGTTTTTACGAGAAATAAAATTTTTTATATTTTTTGCCCATTCCAAATTGCCATCTTTATCAAACTTAAAAACTTTAAGCGAAGCATAGGGCAAATCTTGATAAACATCAGGGTCTTCTCCTCTATTATCCGGAGAAGGGTCAACAACAGGAGCGTAAAATAAAAATCCGTTGTCATCGGTTTCTATTAAAGAATTTCTGGCATCTTCTACAAAAGCGGTAAATGATTTATTCCAAAGCATATTGCCGTTTTTATCTAATTTAGTGAACATTATTTTATCCAATTCTAAATCAGCGGTCATAATTTCTTTTTCGGTAATAAAACCACCAACTTTAGAAACCATCAAATAACCACCATTTTTTAATTCAATAATAGACTGAACATCTTCATCTCCAGTAGGAGATAAAGGGGTATTACCAGGCCAATTTTTTGTTTTTAAAAATTTTAGCCATTCTATGTCAGCTGAAGAATTAAGTTTAGCCACAAAGCCGTCTGGCGGAACAAACACAATATTAGGGTCAGTCATACCCGAAATAATATAACCACCATCTTTTGTTTGCCAAGCGCTTTTAATTCTCGTGAAAACTAAAAGTCGATACGATTTAGCAAAAGTAGTATTAGCAAAATGTAAAACAGGCTCTACGGGTATATTCAAAATTAATTTTTCTTCCCCCGAAATTACCTTCTCTCCTGTTTCATAAATTTCATTAGGTTCAATCTCAATAACATTTTCCATGGCTAATCGATTATCATAAAAAGTATCAAGAGAAGGAATCGGTCTTTTCTTACCATTTTCTATTAAATATATTCCCGCTTCTCCTTTGTATTTAACTAAAGTTCCATCAGGATGAATATCAGTTCTTTCTATCATCTCCCCCATAGGATAAGCAAATTTGTCTAAAAGGTCATCGGGTATCCAAATAACTTTTTTCCATTGCGGGTCCTTAAAAAGGGACTGATAAACATCAGAAGATTTAATAGGTCTCAACTTTCCATTTTCTACATAAAAAACCGCCGCTGCGGTTTTACCATATAAACTTGTAGTTGTGCCACGAAAAAGAGAGCCGTCACGAAAAGGTATCGGCTCTCCTTCTGTATAATTTGATAAATCTGAAACTATTTTAACGGTAGAAAAATCTCTGGGTAAACCCCAAGAAAGATAAACGCTAAGATGAGGGAAAACCCTCTTTTGCCCGTTCATAATAAGATAAAGAGCGGGATTATCTTTAGTTCTTACCAAATCTCCTTCTTTAATATCTTGCGCTTTGACTAACCCACTGAAACATAAAACTGAAAAGAAAAATCCTATTAAAATTAGGCTGAAAGTTCTTAAATTTTTGTTAATCATAAATTATTTTTACTCTCTTTAAAATAATTAAAAACCGTCTCTCTGATAATAGCGGTATATCTTTTATGGGTAAAATCAATTTATTGTCCTGTTAATTCGTCCATTCTTTCCACAATTCTTGGTATTAACTCTGCAGCTCGAGGCGAATTGGCAAAAGCGTTATATTCCTCCGCAGTTACTCCTTTTTCTTTAAGTAATCTTTCCAAACCGCCATCTTCTGCCAACCAATTAATATCTCCCTGAGATAAATGATAACCATTTTGTGCGGTTATTTCCACATATAAGTCATCAGTCATTTCTGTTACAGGAACTTCTGCTGACTCTTCCGTAGGAACTCCTCCCATTCCTTCCGTTGGAACTTCTCCTGTTTCTTCCATAGGAGCCTCTTCTATCCCTTCCATAGGAACTTCTCTCATTTCTCCCATAGGAATTTCCACTTCTTCTTCGGGGGTTATTTTTTTGGTAGAACTGCTGGCAATAGCCATTATTAAAATAATTACCAAAACTACCACTAAAATAATAATTAAAGTTTTTTTAGATTTTGAATCCATACAATTTTAATTAGATAAAAAATTAAATCTGATTTTTTCGACCTTTACACTTTACTGCTAATTAAAACTTAAATTGTTCTCCTAATTTCCCTAGTATAGGCAATGGCTTTTGTAAACCTTTAGCTGCGTTCATAATTCCCAAAATCATTAAAACAAACACACCAATATCCAAAAGTGTGGCGATTATGCTCAATTGCCAAGGGAGAATCCAACTGACAATACTTACCACTATCCAGGCTAAAAATATAACTAAACCTTGTTTAACATGATATTTAACAAATGGGTCTTTCTTGGCGTCGGTTAAAAGTGGAATAAAAAAAAGAATATAAGCAACAATGGCCATCCCCGTATTTTTCTCTTCTGTTTTAGTTTTTAATGGCTCACTTGGCTGACCAGGATTTTGAGAAGGAGTTTCTTCAAAAGAAGATTTCTCTTCAAATGATGGAGTTGTTTCTTCCATATAATTTTGCTTAATTTTATAAATTATATTTCGACCTTATAAATATTATAAAATTAAAATAAATAATGTAAAGGGGGATAATTTTATTATTTAAAAATTAACCTTTTCTTGCATTCTTCTTCTCCTAAAATTTGCATAATTTGATACAAATCAGGAGTTTTGGTTCTGCCGGTAATAGCAAACCTTATCACTTGGGCTATCTCCCCAATATGCCCTCGATATTTATCTTTATTGTTTTTATATGTTTTTATGTCCGGGGCAAAATTGAAATTAGCGGCAATTTGTTTGATTTTTTCTAACCATTTTTCTCGGGAATCATTAAAATCAAATATTTTTTTATATTGCCCAATAATCTCTTTTATCTCTTCCGATTGAAGCACGCTTTTGAAATTAGCCCAATCCTGAGGAACAAATTTTTCTTTTATAAAAAAAGCAAATGTATCTTTTACTTCTGACCAATGGCTAATATCTTTTCTTGGTTTCTCCCCTCCCCGTTCAATAGAAAAAATAGCCAGCCAATATTTTTTATCTTTTTTTAAAATCCTTTTAAAATCATTATCGTATTTTGAAGCCCAAGCTAAAACTTCTTTATATACTTCTTCTGCCTTAATTTTTGAAATAATTTCTTTGGAAATATCATCTAATTTTATTTTATCAAAAAGCGGACCGTTGCTTGCTGATAAACCCTTTAAAGATAATTTAAATTCAGTATAGGGCTTATCTGGATTATTTTTTCTCCAATCCTCAAAGTCCGAATTTGCTAAATTCATTAAATATTCTATAACGGCAATTTTCGGATATCCTTCTTTGTCATAAAAAGAAATATTAGCTTCCGGATCTTTTCTTTTAGATAACTTTCTTTTGCCACCCGATTCATCTATTTTATTAATTGGAGCAATATGACCATAATTTGGACGCTCCAAATTTAACGCTTCAAACAATTCATAATGTATCGGCACTGATGACAAC encodes the following:
- a CDS encoding Sporulation and spore germination; the protein is MKKSIIISLIIIFVVLGIYFFVLTSKKELTPASTPIAINNFEECVNSGYPVLESYPRQCKTPEGKSFVENIGNELEKSDLIIIENPRPNQAIESPLFIKGKARGNWYFEASFPIKIFDEQEFLLGQGVATALENWMTEDFVEFTATLPFAVPSTSTGKLILEKDNPSGLEENADELIVPIYFKEITEIPQDFMTIKIFLSDSRFVNEPYFDCAKTIAVERRVPKTVGVGRAAIEALLRGATKGEINQGFFSSINPGVRVQSLTIENGVAKVDFNEQLEYQVGGSCKVAAIRAQITDTLKQFSSINEVIISINGRTEDILQP
- a CDS encoding 26 kDa periplasmic immunogenic protein precursor codes for the protein MEKEKKATFNIFIFILSAFLVVLIVLGVVIIQNKIEERKYIGRENESRNTITVFGTGEVYAKPDLAITNFSVITDEKTVDKAMSKNTEKMNAVIEAIKNKGVDGKDMKTTNFNINPRYEWYENGRRVLVGYEITQSLETKIRDMEKIGEIIETATNAGANQIGDLQFTIDKEEELQKQARKEAIKEAKAKAEELASDLGIKLVKISGFSESSGTPVYPIYSGLLKADQASGMGGAVPQIETGENKIEVTVDITYEIL
- a CDS encoding 3-methyladenine DNA glycosylase; the encoded protein is MRRKLKRDFYIKPTLNVAEDILGKYIVRKWGRKEIVGKIIETEAYIGPQDRASHAYKGKITLRNKAEYLIGGHIYIYLVYGMYWQLNISTEKEGKPECVLIRALEPIINENKNQRLKYKNQKSLSVVKQEKLKLANGPGKVCNYLKLNKSFYGEDLTKSKRIWLEDRGEKNKPSDIIKTGRIGIDYAGPYWSHRHWRFLKKVKP
- a CDS encoding Double zinc ribbon, producing MLQPFTDNFSDDSTEAGFQFTFNCAVCGEGYQTEFIPSKSYKKKGFFKTVGGIIGAASQVAGKYNVGYGIERGTDAISERFGQMSPEWRKEHDAAFEGSQTEARAHFHRCPKCTNWVCENCWNEQINLCVSCGPREAVEIAVARAQKIAEDIAAKTSMTQVFTGEIENKQTLCPACGKPSGSGKFCVNCGASLELVVCSKCGAKNPVGIKFCGNCGEKLS
- a CDS encoding Double zinc ribbon; its protein translation is MKKTKWFKFLVFNLTILCLMFCLIDRINAKSVLPPGGTDFDTAVSIQQGSYQGQISPKSDFYYQIKVKSGQAIKISGGFVLEDGSSWYYLGDVYFYDHNREEQYNIWGEQGDMPAWLNKSDQIMYIRIENDDDEKTLYYNLEIVLQDYFDANSQKDAGDIFEEAISVTPGSYDGYLRGGANGDDLKDYFKISVKKGQTYEFIVTPSSAVQALMHLELFDLNRTQIDEEYTSNVGEILRLSLVPSANTDVFLAISSLGQMGDQILNYKLDIKSSAPLIKFYTCENGTCGLKGDYLSLEDCQKITAKICYQTPDCDNKCATPTSTLTPTLTPTPAPTPTPTPIPTPAPTPTPTPTPTPTPTPMPISVSTPTPTPELSLNPSLSPSSIFVSLIFERFHLNWYIIGGIGALILLIIFIIILISSNKKRKKTPPTPPYTGGGTEQANKPVVGYKHPCKYCGKLIPPNSNVCPFCGKTNPLGPYRCPKCHEPIEKEWQICPKCNQNLRIVCPYCQKITFFGDHCEDCGARLLVKCPHCGQEQPPLSGRCIKCNEKLD
- a CDS encoding Chloroplast import component protein (Tic20), whose amino-acid sequence is MEETTPSFEEKSSFEETPSQNPGQPSEPLKTKTEEKNTGMAIVAYILFFIPLLTDAKKDPFVKYHVKQGLVIFLAWIVVSIVSWILPWQLSIIATLLDIGVFVLMILGIMNAAKGLQKPLPILGKLGEQFKF